The Plasmodium sp. gorilla clade G2 genome assembly, chromosome: 4 genome has a segment encoding these proteins:
- a CDS encoding asparagine-rich protein: protein MWKFITLIIFCLYYIEGKSTLRQNKKHNILYTSKRNDEGDDKININNLKPIKQHDNIIEDIKMKENKIISINNKGKNGSFIDLSMNYNEKESDNDDEEEEEEDNEDNNTNNNNNNDDDHHNDDDHHNDDDHHNDNDNHDNNDNHDSNDNNDNNDNNNNNNPSAALTALPPPPPPVPPPPPPPLTPSGIVGNVLSTFVSHGLKLIGVP, encoded by the coding sequence ATGTGGAAGTTTATTACCCTAATAATATTTTGcctttattatattgaagGGAAGAGTACATTGAggcaaaataaaaaacataatattttatatacgtCAAAAAGGAATGATGAAGGggatgataaaataaatataaataatttaaaaccTATAAAACaacatgataatattatagaagATATAAAGATGAAAgagaataaaattatttcaataaataataaaggcAAAAATGGTTCCTTTATTGATTTAAGTATGAActataatgaaaaagaatctgataatgatgatgaagaagaagaggaagaagacaatgaagataataacacaaataataataataataatgatgatgatcaccataatgatgatgaccaccataatgatgatgaccaccataatgataatgataatcatgataataatgataatcatgatagtaatgataataatgataataatgataataataataataataatccatCTGCTGCATTGACAGCTCTACCTCCACCCCCACCTCCTGTGCCTCCTCCTCCTCCACCACCATTAACACCATCAGGTATTGTCGGTAATGTTCTATCAACTTTTGTATCACATGGTTTAAAATTAATCGGAGTAccctaa